A region from the Meiothermus sp. Pnk-1 genome encodes:
- a CDS encoding SRPBCC family protein: MKLQSKVSVLIRAPLGVVWDTFTRFHEWPLWSSNFKQVVRQDGGWRFVYRGAQDLDLVFVLKATRLEPQRCLEFATVEGSAHTAEATGRVEFAETDEGTRVALEVRAAGDLGSGLAQKLADWWASAFVEPDKNLKLILQDLQTHLEGSTRTEPLPAPPTA; the protein is encoded by the coding sequence ATGAAACTTCAGAGCAAAGTCAGCGTCTTGATTCGAGCCCCGCTAGGGGTCGTCTGGGATACTTTCACCCGTTTCCACGAGTGGCCCTTGTGGTCCTCCAACTTCAAACAGGTGGTGCGCCAGGACGGAGGTTGGCGTTTTGTCTACCGCGGAGCCCAGGACCTAGATTTGGTGTTCGTGCTGAAGGCTACCCGGCTGGAGCCGCAGCGTTGCCTCGAGTTTGCCACCGTAGAAGGCTCTGCCCATACCGCTGAGGCCACGGGCCGGGTGGAGTTTGCGGAGACCGACGAAGGCACCCGGGTCGCCCTGGAGGTACGGGCTGCCGGAGATCTGGGCTCCGGCCTGGCCCAAAAGCTCGCCGACTGGTGGGCTAGCGCGTTCGTGGAACCCGATAAAAACCTAAAGCTGATCCTCCAGGACTTGCAGACTCACCTCGAGGGCAGCACCCGTACCGAGCCGCTGCCAGCGCCGCCGACGGCATAA
- a CDS encoding plasmid stabilization protein, which produces MPRGDKSAYTDKQKRKAQHIEESYRERGVSEGRAEQIAWATVNKQDGGGKKSGAGRGRSARSSSPAGDPKSKGEVSRTRSEAAKKGWETRRRKAAASR; this is translated from the coding sequence ATGCCGCGCGGGGATAAGTCTGCCTACACCGACAAACAAAAGCGTAAGGCGCAGCACATCGAGGAAAGCTACCGCGAACGTGGGGTGAGCGAGGGCCGAGCCGAGCAGATCGCCTGGGCCACGGTGAACAAGCAGGATGGAGGCGGTAAGAAGTCGGGGGCGGGGCGGGGCCGCAGCGCCCGCTCGAGCTCCCCAGCAGGTGACCCAAAATCCAAGGGCGAGGTCTCCCGAACCCGTAGCGAGGCGGCCAAGAAGGGTTGGGAAACCCGCCGCCGCAAGGCCGCCGCGTCCCGCTGA
- a CDS encoding response regulator transcription factor, which translates to MQRILVIDDDPSVGNFLKRGLSYEGFAVEVAESGEVGLSKARERYPDLVILDVMMPGIDGLEVLKRLRSADEKLPVIMLTAKDAPGDQIKGLDTGADDYVIKPISFEVLLARIRSLLRRHKAEAPSVLRFADLEMNTEAFTVRRGPRDITLTSLEFRLLQTFMENPDRVMHKHLLLDKVWGTDFFGDANVVEVYVKQLRQKLEAGGEPRLIQTIRGAGYVLREK; encoded by the coding sequence ATGCAGCGCATCCTGGTGATCGATGACGACCCGAGCGTGGGAAACTTTCTCAAGCGCGGTCTGTCCTACGAGGGCTTCGCGGTGGAGGTGGCCGAGTCGGGGGAAGTGGGGCTTTCCAAAGCCCGTGAAAGATACCCCGATTTGGTGATCTTGGACGTGATGATGCCGGGAATCGATGGCCTCGAGGTCCTGAAGCGCCTACGCAGCGCCGACGAAAAACTGCCGGTGATCATGCTTACCGCCAAGGATGCCCCCGGGGACCAGATCAAAGGCCTCGACACCGGAGCCGATGACTACGTGATCAAGCCGATTAGCTTCGAGGTATTGTTAGCCCGTATCCGCAGCCTTTTGCGCCGCCATAAAGCCGAGGCTCCTAGCGTACTGCGCTTTGCCGATTTGGAGATGAACACCGAGGCTTTCACAGTACGGCGTGGCCCGCGGGATATCACCCTCACCAGCCTGGAGTTTCGGCTTTTGCAAACCTTCATGGAAAACCCGGACCGGGTGATGCATAAACACCTTTTATTGGATAAAGTTTGGGGAACCGACTTTTTCGGCGACGCCAACGTGGTGGAAGTCTATGTGAAACAGCTCCGCCAGAAACTCGAGGCTGGCGGAGAGCCCCGCCTAATTCAGACCATCCGCGGAGCTGGTTACGTGTTGCGCGAAAAGTAG
- a CDS encoding GlsB/YeaQ/YmgE family stress response membrane protein produces MDWIVAILVGALIGWLASLIMGTDARQGALANIVIGIVGSALGRWLFADVLGIGGAAAAGSFSLIGILWGVLGAIVLIFILRAVRIL; encoded by the coding sequence ATGGACTGGATTGTTGCCATTTTGGTGGGTGCGCTCATCGGCTGGCTGGCCAGCTTGATCATGGGCACGGACGCCCGACAAGGCGCTTTGGCCAATATCGTTATCGGTATCGTAGGTTCGGCGTTGGGTCGTTGGCTATTTGCGGATGTGTTAGGAATCGGTGGCGCGGCGGCGGCGGGTAGCTTCAGCCTCATCGGCATCCTCTGGGGGGTGTTAGGGGCGATCGTACTGATCTTTATCCTGCGGGCAGTGCGGATACTTTAG
- a CDS encoding SRPBCC family protein, protein MYKAEATTVVPADVGTVWSYISNYQNFDQFMSHVEKVTMLGDRTSEWRLRGPLGIPVTWKAVTTVMNPARELAWQSVEGSIKTQGHIRVEPEGEQTRIEVYVEYTPPGGAVGEAFASLFKNPQKMLEQDLENLRQIIASWPAHEAVPPDPEAELDASSDTDAPAPPTASSTPNPLESELVKKKDRSRLP, encoded by the coding sequence ATGTACAAGGCCGAGGCTACCACGGTAGTTCCTGCCGACGTCGGCACAGTTTGGAGTTACATCTCTAATTACCAAAACTTTGACCAGTTCATGTCGCATGTAGAAAAGGTGACCATGCTAGGGGATCGCACCTCTGAGTGGCGTTTGCGTGGCCCGCTGGGCATCCCGGTCACTTGGAAGGCGGTGACCACGGTCATGAACCCGGCCCGGGAGTTGGCCTGGCAATCGGTGGAGGGCTCGATAAAAACCCAGGGCCACATCCGCGTCGAGCCGGAGGGAGAGCAAACCCGTATAGAAGTTTATGTCGAATACACCCCACCCGGTGGGGCAGTGGGAGAGGCGTTCGCCAGCTTGTTCAAGAATCCGCAAAAGATGCTCGAGCAGGACCTGGAGAACCTGCGCCAGATCATCGCGAGCTGGCCTGCGCACGAAGCTGTTCCGCCCGACCCGGAGGCTGAACTGGATGCCTCTTCCGACACCGACGCACCCGCTCCCCCCACCGCCTCCTCCACCCCTAACCCGCTCGAGTCGGAGTTGGTGAAAAAAAAAGACCGCTCAAGGCTACCCTGA
- a CDS encoding diacylglycerol kinase family protein, whose product MSSAELEALLIGAGYAAQHVPTESPEDLERALLDPGDLVVVAGGDGTVRAVAGRLAGRGVPLAILPMGTANNIGGALGLVGSPAELIGGLAEPQRKTYDLGWVRGPWGEDFFLEGAGWGLFAATMAAYDPEAGKSPLRALTSFVQAVSSFQPCPLRISLDGEEVDEPAVLLLEVMNTPALGPRLRLAPEASPCDGWFDVVLIREDGRVGLTRYLSGLLQNRLEELPNVTVHRCKRLQLEWDGSPFHLDAEIRTAERPALVELELRPAALELWLPAGVQPPEETPAQLGKLPPGATPQAT is encoded by the coding sequence ATCTCGAGCGCCGAGCTCGAGGCGTTGTTGATCGGGGCTGGGTATGCAGCCCAGCACGTACCTACCGAGAGCCCGGAGGATCTAGAGCGGGCGCTTTTGGACCCCGGCGACTTGGTGGTGGTAGCGGGTGGAGATGGCACGGTGCGGGCCGTGGCGGGGCGGCTGGCCGGGCGGGGCGTCCCGCTGGCCATCCTGCCGATGGGCACCGCTAACAACATCGGCGGGGCCTTAGGGTTGGTGGGGAGCCCCGCCGAGCTGATTGGCGGGTTGGCGGAACCGCAGCGCAAAACCTATGACTTGGGATGGGTGCGTGGACCCTGGGGGGAAGACTTCTTTTTGGAAGGGGCTGGCTGGGGCCTCTTCGCCGCCACTATGGCTGCTTATGACCCCGAGGCCGGGAAAAGCCCACTTCGCGCCCTTACGTCTTTCGTCCAGGCCGTTTCGAGCTTCCAGCCTTGCCCTTTGCGGATATCCCTCGACGGCGAAGAAGTGGATGAACCAGCGGTGCTCTTGTTGGAGGTGATGAATACCCCGGCGCTGGGGCCCCGGCTGCGCCTGGCCCCCGAGGCCAGTCCTTGCGACGGCTGGTTCGATGTGGTGCTGATCCGCGAGGATGGTCGGGTAGGCCTTACCCGTTATCTCTCCGGTCTACTCCAAAACCGGTTGGAGGAGCTACCCAATGTGACCGTACATCGGTGTAAGCGCTTGCAGCTTGAGTGGGACGGTTCACCCTTCCACCTGGACGCCGAGATCCGCACGGCGGAACGTCCCGCGCTGGTGGAACTCGAGCTCCGGCCTGCAGCGCTCGAGCTTTGGTTACCCGCTGGGGTCCAGCCCCCGGAGGAGACCCCGGCGCAGCTCGGAAAGCTTCCGCCTGGGGCCACTCCCCAGGCTACCTGA
- a CDS encoding PHP domain-containing protein, which translates to MDQPKLPPEPTAEEVAAVGMVREGMMRIDLHCHSEASADCRTPLAAFPGRCKARGITVQAITDHNEIWGAQRLREMTLGSELTVIVGEEVSSRDGEIIGLFLREKIPAGLSAEETVERIKAQGGLVLLPHGFDPLKRYRLTPSALERIAGQIDIVESFNARISRPTWNRAAAQWADERGLPKSAGSDAHTLAQVGAAWVQAPQRPIHTPADLLAALREGTVMGEWTHPVLAFVQKLWDMGRKRMMGA; encoded by the coding sequence ATGGATCAGCCGAAGCTCCCTCCTGAACCCACCGCCGAAGAAGTAGCGGCGGTGGGGATGGTGCGGGAGGGGATGATGCGCATAGACCTCCACTGCCACAGCGAGGCTTCGGCGGATTGCCGTACCCCGTTGGCGGCTTTCCCTGGGCGCTGTAAGGCCCGGGGCATTACCGTACAGGCCATTACCGACCATAACGAAATTTGGGGAGCCCAGCGACTGCGCGAGATGACCTTAGGAAGCGAACTCACGGTGATCGTGGGGGAGGAGGTCTCGAGCCGCGACGGCGAGATCATCGGGCTGTTCCTCCGCGAGAAGATCCCGGCAGGCTTGAGCGCAGAAGAAACCGTAGAGCGCATCAAGGCCCAGGGCGGGCTGGTGCTGCTGCCTCACGGATTCGATCCGCTCAAGCGCTACCGGCTTACGCCCTCGGCGCTCGAGCGCATCGCAGGACAAATCGACATCGTAGAGAGCTTCAACGCCCGCATCTCCCGCCCTACTTGGAACCGTGCCGCCGCCCAATGGGCGGACGAGCGGGGTTTGCCTAAGAGCGCAGGTTCTGATGCTCATACCCTAGCCCAAGTCGGGGCAGCTTGGGTGCAAGCCCCCCAGCGCCCGATCCACACCCCCGCAGATCTCCTGGCGGCGTTACGCGAAGGCACCGTGATGGGGGAGTGGACCCACCCGGTCTTGGCTTTCGTGCAGAAGCTCTGGGATATGGGACGCAAGCGGATGATGGGGGCTTAA
- a CDS encoding peptide ABC transporter substrate-binding protein has translation MKSIQYLAVAAAFGAMALAGPQDNSLVVGASQEPKVLGGDVLNVISTQSIKTEIQNYLLPPLIVINEESDNQAVLVTEVPTPQNGRITFSDLGKGKRKVSIRLTLKDGLKWSDGKPFTTDDIKLYYEMGKAPGMPTPVPDYWERVSLQVADDRNFTVTFEPAYFTDLIGAPIGYAPAHAMRAEWEKTLAQAKKLNVDKDAEKISDLYRAFFNSFSTPQAINAGKMPWMGPFRVTRWVPGNSVQMQRNPNFTAVSVPGGADKYVQRVTYRFIQNTNTLLVSILGGSIDATSSVALSFDQARSPQLASRAKGRFNIWFVPGPVFEHIEVNQFDNVQQVKDLGLDDPRTRQAILYAINRDELVKALFNGLQPVANAWMVPANPLYNPNVTKYPYNPAKAKQLLADLGWKPGPDGILVRNGKRFEIEFVTTAGNAVRERVQQFIANNLKQVGIAVRINNAPSAVVFADDYSQRASEGRWTGLFMFAWNFSLAEDGSGYQYKDANTGAIFAPTKDNNYTGQNMAGWHNDEYDRLVSQGKVEFDAAKRKQLYGQAQEIWAKDVAAIPLYFRSNAFVVREGLVNYVASTYSGGYGYPGWNSWEIGWASRGAQKRLDQANYARTFEQ, from the coding sequence ATGAAGTCCATCCAGTACCTCGCCGTGGCTGCCGCGTTCGGGGCCATGGCTTTGGCCGGTCCCCAGGACAACAGCTTGGTAGTGGGGGCTTCGCAAGAGCCCAAGGTGCTAGGCGGGGATGTGCTCAACGTAATCTCTACCCAGAGCATCAAGACCGAGATCCAGAACTACCTATTGCCTCCCTTGATCGTGATCAACGAGGAGAGCGATAACCAGGCGGTGCTGGTGACCGAAGTGCCCACCCCCCAGAACGGGCGGATTACCTTTAGCGACCTTGGGAAGGGCAAGCGCAAGGTTTCCATCCGCCTGACCCTCAAAGATGGGCTCAAGTGGTCGGATGGCAAACCCTTTACCACCGATGACATCAAGCTCTATTACGAGATGGGCAAGGCCCCCGGGATGCCTACCCCGGTGCCCGATTACTGGGAGCGGGTGAGCCTCCAGGTGGCCGACGATCGCAACTTCACGGTTACCTTTGAGCCTGCGTACTTTACCGACCTGATCGGAGCCCCTATAGGCTACGCCCCCGCTCACGCCATGCGCGCGGAGTGGGAGAAGACCCTGGCGCAGGCCAAGAAGCTCAACGTGGATAAGGACGCTGAGAAGATCAGCGACCTTTACCGGGCTTTTTTCAATAGCTTCTCCACCCCGCAGGCCATCAATGCGGGCAAGATGCCCTGGATGGGGCCTTTCCGGGTCACCCGCTGGGTTCCCGGAAATAGCGTGCAGATGCAGCGCAACCCCAACTTCACCGCGGTCTCGGTGCCGGGTGGGGCGGACAAGTACGTCCAGCGGGTCACCTACCGTTTCATCCAGAACACCAATACCCTTTTGGTCTCGATCCTAGGCGGGAGCATCGACGCGACCTCCTCAGTCGCGCTCTCCTTCGATCAGGCTCGCTCGCCCCAGCTCGCCAGCCGCGCCAAGGGCCGTTTCAATATCTGGTTTGTACCTGGACCGGTCTTCGAGCACATCGAGGTCAACCAGTTTGATAACGTGCAGCAGGTGAAGGACTTGGGCCTCGACGACCCTCGGACCCGTCAGGCCATCCTCTACGCGATCAACCGCGACGAGCTGGTCAAGGCGCTCTTCAACGGGCTGCAACCGGTGGCGAACGCCTGGATGGTGCCGGCGAACCCCCTGTACAACCCCAATGTCACCAAGTACCCCTACAATCCCGCCAAGGCCAAGCAACTGTTGGCCGACCTGGGCTGGAAGCCCGGTCCCGACGGCATCCTGGTGCGTAACGGTAAGCGCTTCGAGATCGAGTTCGTGACCACCGCCGGCAACGCGGTGCGCGAGCGGGTGCAGCAGTTCATCGCCAACAACCTCAAGCAGGTGGGCATTGCGGTACGCATCAACAATGCGCCTTCAGCCGTGGTCTTCGCCGATGACTACAGCCAGCGGGCCTCCGAAGGGCGCTGGACCGGCCTATTCATGTTTGCCTGGAACTTTAGTTTGGCCGAAGACGGCAGCGGCTACCAGTACAAAGATGCCAACACCGGCGCGATCTTCGCCCCTACCAAAGACAACAACTACACCGGCCAGAACATGGCGGGCTGGCACAACGACGAGTACGACCGGCTGGTTTCGCAGGGCAAGGTGGAGTTCGACGCCGCCAAGCGCAAACAGCTCTACGGACAAGCCCAGGAGATCTGGGCCAAGGACGTGGCCGCCATTCCGCTGTATTTCCGCTCCAACGCCTTCGTGGTGCGTGAGGGCCTGGTGAACTACGTCGCCTCGACCTACTCGGGCGGCTATGGCTACCCGGGCTGGAACTCCTGGGAGATCGGCTGGGCCTCGCGCGGCGCTCAAAAGCGCCTTGACCAAGCTAACTACGCCCGCACTTTCGAGCAATAA
- a CDS encoding Rad52/Rad22 family DNA repair protein yields the protein MNMSETENVAKNPLEILTSPLRPDEIEWKVQAVKSGKTLIAPYIDNRAVMGRFDAAFGPFGWQNALKEIGSGEGMAWLCGIGVRDESGEWIWKWDGSSVSDIEPVKGGISGAMKRAATQWGVGRELYRYPKVYITGEHKFVPFDVLKRLEGLPAAVAKGVRLPEVILLNPDGSDVRKVA from the coding sequence ATGAATATGTCTGAAACAGAAAATGTGGCCAAGAACCCCCTCGAGATCCTGACCTCCCCCCTCCGCCCTGACGAGATTGAGTGGAAGGTGCAGGCTGTCAAGAGCGGTAAGACCCTGATTGCTCCCTACATCGACAACCGCGCGGTGATGGGCCGCTTTGACGCAGCCTTTGGACCGTTTGGCTGGCAGAACGCCCTCAAGGAAATAGGCAGCGGTGAGGGCATGGCCTGGCTGTGCGGCATTGGGGTCAGAGATGAGAGCGGCGAGTGGATTTGGAAGTGGGACGGTTCCAGCGTCTCCGACATCGAGCCGGTGAAAGGGGGCATCTCCGGGGCCATGAAACGGGCCGCGACCCAATGGGGGGTAGGGCGGGAACTCTACCGCTACCCCAAGGTCTATATCACCGGCGAGCATAAGTTCGTCCCCTTCGATGTGCTGAAGCGGCTCGAGGGCCTACCCGCGGCCGTTGCCAAAGGCGTGCGCCTACCTGAAGTCATCCTCCTCAACCCTGATGGCAGCGACGTGCGTAAGGTAGCCTAA
- a CDS encoding AI-2E family transporter, which yields MRATFRELWKNPWVRAAVYLGIGLLMLYLLLHLLSQARAAIVTLALGFGFAYLASPIVRWFERRKLPRWLGVLAVYAGLLVFLALASALLAEMVGRFSQIVGKLPATMGMALQWLHDTPANLGAIPLPEEVRSLLSEFGLNLQRILEGFGQSLLGTLQNLLSQGGRLVDFLIGLVGGVAQALVALVISIYLLYDLPRIASALLRLVPKPYQSRTLEIARKADVAFGGYIRGQLQVAFWVGLTIGVGLALVGVPLAGGLGLLAGVFNLIPYVGVIVSTVPALLLAATVGWPTVLLTLLVVWLTNQLEGHLLSPRILGSTTNLHPVTVIAAILIGASLFGLLGALLMVPTAAFAKILIQDYYLKSRLYEEG from the coding sequence ATGCGAGCGACATTCCGAGAACTTTGGAAAAATCCCTGGGTCCGCGCCGCCGTTTATCTGGGAATCGGCCTGTTAATGCTCTATTTGCTCCTCCATCTGCTGAGTCAGGCCCGCGCGGCGATCGTCACCCTGGCCCTCGGCTTCGGCTTCGCCTACCTGGCTAGCCCGATAGTGCGCTGGTTCGAGCGGCGCAAGCTACCCCGCTGGCTGGGGGTTTTGGCGGTGTACGCGGGGCTTCTGGTCTTCCTGGCGCTGGCTTCGGCCTTGCTGGCGGAGATGGTGGGGCGCTTCTCGCAGATAGTGGGCAAACTCCCCGCTACCATGGGTATGGCCTTACAGTGGCTGCACGATACCCCGGCCAACCTAGGGGCCATTCCCCTGCCGGAGGAGGTGCGCTCGTTGCTCTCCGAGTTCGGGTTGAACCTGCAACGCATCCTCGAGGGGTTTGGCCAAAGCCTCTTGGGCACCCTACAAAACCTCCTCTCGCAAGGCGGGCGGCTGGTCGATTTTCTCATCGGTCTGGTAGGTGGGGTAGCCCAGGCGTTGGTGGCGCTGGTAATTTCCATTTATCTGCTCTACGATCTACCCAGGATCGCTAGCGCGCTGTTGCGCCTCGTTCCCAAACCCTACCAATCCCGCACCCTGGAAATCGCCCGTAAAGCCGACGTGGCCTTCGGGGGTTATATCCGGGGCCAGCTGCAGGTAGCGTTCTGGGTGGGGCTCACCATAGGGGTGGGCCTCGCCCTGGTAGGAGTCCCGCTGGCGGGGGGGCTGGGCTTGCTGGCGGGGGTATTCAACCTCATCCCCTATGTGGGGGTGATCGTCTCCACGGTCCCAGCCTTGCTTCTAGCCGCTACGGTAGGCTGGCCGACGGTGCTGCTCACGTTGCTGGTAGTGTGGCTGACCAACCAGCTCGAAGGGCACCTGCTCTCTCCGCGCATCCTGGGTTCGACCACCAACTTGCATCCGGTTACGGTGATCGCGGCGATCCTGATAGGAGCCAGCCTATTCGGCCTGCTGGGGGCCTTGCTGATGGTGCCCACAGCGGCCTTTGCCAAAATCCTGATCCAAGACTACTACCTCAAAAGCCGCCTATACGAGGAAGGGTAA